From Nycticebus coucang isolate mNycCou1 chromosome 6, mNycCou1.pri, whole genome shotgun sequence, the proteins below share one genomic window:
- the NKX2-1 gene encoding homeobox protein Nkx-2.1 isoform X1, producing MWSGGGGKARGWEAAAGGRSSPGRLSRRRIMSMSPKHTTPFSVSDILSPLEESYKKVGMEGGGLGAPLAAYRQGQAAPPAAAMQQHAVGHHGAVTAAYHMTAAGVPQLSHSAVGGYCNGNLGNMSELPPYQDTMRNSASGPGWYGANPDPRFPAISRFMGPASGMNMSGMGGLGSLGDVSKNMAPLPSAPRRKRRVLFSQAQVYELERRFKQQKYLSAPEREHLASMIHLTPTQVKIWFQNHRYKMKRQAKDKAAQQQLQQDSGGGGGGGAGCQQQQQAQQQSPRRVAVPVLVKDGKPCQAGASAPGAATLQGHAQQQAQQQAQAAQAAAAAISVGSGGAGLGAHPGHQPGSAGQSPDLAHHAASPATLQGQVSSLSHLNSSGSDYSTMSCSTLLYGRTW from the exons ATGTGGTCCGGAGGCGGTGGGAAGGCGCGGGGCTGGGAGGCCGCGGCGGGAGGGAGGAGCAGCCCCGGCAGGCTCAG ccGCCGCCGAATCATGTCGATGAGTCCAAAGCACACGACTCCGTTCTCAGTGTCTGACATCTTGAGTCCCCTGGAGGAAAGCTACAAGAAAGTGGGCATGGAGGGCGGCGGCCTCGGGGCTCCGCTGGCGGCGTACAGGCAAGGCCAGGCGGCACCGCCAGCCGCGGCCATGCAGCAGCACGCGGTGGGACACCACGGCGCAGTCACCGCCGCCTACCACATGACGGCGGCGGGGGTGCCCCAACTCTCGCACTCCGCCGTGGGGGGCTACTGCAACGGCAACCTGGGCAACATGAGCGAGCTGCCGCCTTACCAGGACACCATGCGGAACAGCGCCTCCGGCCCCGGATGGTACGGCGCCAACCCAGACCCGCGCTTCCCCGCCA TCTCCCGCTTCATGGGCCCAGCGAGCGGCATGAATATGAGCGGCATGGGCGGCCTGGGCTCGCTGGGGGACGTGAGCAAGAACATGGCCCCGTTGCCAAGCGCGCCGCGCCGGAAGCGCCGGGTGCTCTTCTCCCAGGCACAGGTGTATGAGCTGGAGCGACGCTTCAAGCAACAGAAGTACCTGTCGGCGCCGGAGCGCGAGCACCTGGCCAGCATGATCCACCTGACACCCACGCAGGTCAAGATCTGGTTCCAGAACCACCGCTACAAGATGAAGCGCCAGGCCAAGGACAAGGCGGcgcagcagcagctgcagcaggacagcggcggcgggggcggcgggGGCGCCGGGTGCCAACAGCAGCAACAAGCTCAGCAGCAGTCGCCGCGCCGTGTGGCGGTGCCCGTCCTGGTGAAAGACGGCAAACCGTGCCAGGCGGGCGCCTCTGCGCCGGGCGCGGCCACCCTGCAGGGTCACGCGCAGCAGCAGGCACAGCAGCAGGCGCAGGCCGCGCAGGCGGCAGCAGCGGCTATCTCGGTGGGCAGCGGCGGGGCCGGCCTGGGCGCACACCCGGGCCACCAGCCGGGCAGCGCAGGCCAGTCTCCGGACCTGGCACACCACGCCGCCAGCCCCGCGACGCTGCAGGGCCAGGTCTCCAGCCTGTCTCACCTGAACTCTTCGGGCTCGGACTACAGCACCATGTCCTGCTCCACCCTGCTATATGGTCGGACCTGGTGA
- the NKX2-1 gene encoding homeobox protein Nkx-2.1 isoform X2 — translation MSMSPKHTTPFSVSDILSPLEESYKKVGMEGGGLGAPLAAYRQGQAAPPAAAMQQHAVGHHGAVTAAYHMTAAGVPQLSHSAVGGYCNGNLGNMSELPPYQDTMRNSASGPGWYGANPDPRFPAISRFMGPASGMNMSGMGGLGSLGDVSKNMAPLPSAPRRKRRVLFSQAQVYELERRFKQQKYLSAPEREHLASMIHLTPTQVKIWFQNHRYKMKRQAKDKAAQQQLQQDSGGGGGGGAGCQQQQQAQQQSPRRVAVPVLVKDGKPCQAGASAPGAATLQGHAQQQAQQQAQAAQAAAAAISVGSGGAGLGAHPGHQPGSAGQSPDLAHHAASPATLQGQVSSLSHLNSSGSDYSTMSCSTLLYGRTW, via the exons ATGTCGATGAGTCCAAAGCACACGACTCCGTTCTCAGTGTCTGACATCTTGAGTCCCCTGGAGGAAAGCTACAAGAAAGTGGGCATGGAGGGCGGCGGCCTCGGGGCTCCGCTGGCGGCGTACAGGCAAGGCCAGGCGGCACCGCCAGCCGCGGCCATGCAGCAGCACGCGGTGGGACACCACGGCGCAGTCACCGCCGCCTACCACATGACGGCGGCGGGGGTGCCCCAACTCTCGCACTCCGCCGTGGGGGGCTACTGCAACGGCAACCTGGGCAACATGAGCGAGCTGCCGCCTTACCAGGACACCATGCGGAACAGCGCCTCCGGCCCCGGATGGTACGGCGCCAACCCAGACCCGCGCTTCCCCGCCA TCTCCCGCTTCATGGGCCCAGCGAGCGGCATGAATATGAGCGGCATGGGCGGCCTGGGCTCGCTGGGGGACGTGAGCAAGAACATGGCCCCGTTGCCAAGCGCGCCGCGCCGGAAGCGCCGGGTGCTCTTCTCCCAGGCACAGGTGTATGAGCTGGAGCGACGCTTCAAGCAACAGAAGTACCTGTCGGCGCCGGAGCGCGAGCACCTGGCCAGCATGATCCACCTGACACCCACGCAGGTCAAGATCTGGTTCCAGAACCACCGCTACAAGATGAAGCGCCAGGCCAAGGACAAGGCGGcgcagcagcagctgcagcaggacagcggcggcgggggcggcgggGGCGCCGGGTGCCAACAGCAGCAACAAGCTCAGCAGCAGTCGCCGCGCCGTGTGGCGGTGCCCGTCCTGGTGAAAGACGGCAAACCGTGCCAGGCGGGCGCCTCTGCGCCGGGCGCGGCCACCCTGCAGGGTCACGCGCAGCAGCAGGCACAGCAGCAGGCGCAGGCCGCGCAGGCGGCAGCAGCGGCTATCTCGGTGGGCAGCGGCGGGGCCGGCCTGGGCGCACACCCGGGCCACCAGCCGGGCAGCGCAGGCCAGTCTCCGGACCTGGCACACCACGCCGCCAGCCCCGCGACGCTGCAGGGCCAGGTCTCCAGCCTGTCTCACCTGAACTCTTCGGGCTCGGACTACAGCACCATGTCCTGCTCCACCCTGCTATATGGTCGGACCTGGTGA